From Diceros bicornis minor isolate mBicDic1 chromosome 17, mDicBic1.mat.cur, whole genome shotgun sequence, the proteins below share one genomic window:
- the EMP1 gene encoding epithelial membrane protein 1, which translates to MLVLLAGIFVVHIATVVMLFVSTIANVWMVTSDGSSSLGLWKNCTNGNCDDLLYAGEDALKSVQAFMILSIIFSVLALVVFIFQLFTMEKGNRFFLSGATMLVCWLCVLIGVSIYTNRYANPSGYHHGYSFILAWICFCFSFIIGVLYLVLRKK; encoded by the exons ATGTTGGTATTACTGGCTGGTATCTTTGTGGTCCACATTGCCACTGTCGTTATGTTATTTGTTTCCACGATTGCCAAT GTCTGGATGGTTACAAGTGATGGATCATCATCATTAGGTCTTTGGAAAAACTGTACCAACGGTAACTGCGATGATCTGCTATATGCTGGGGAAG ATGCCCTCAAGTCAGTCCAGGCCTTCATGATCCTCTCCATCATCTTCTCTGTCCTCGCTCTCGTGGTCTTCATATTCCAGCTCTTCaccatggagaaaggaaaccGCTTCTTCCTCTCCGGGGCCACCATGCTGGTGTGCT GGCTGTGCGTTTTGATCGGGGTATCCATCTACACTAACCGTTATGCGAACCCGAGTGGTTACCACCACGGCTATTCCTTCATCCTGGCCTGGATCTGCTTTTGCTTTAGCTTCATCATTGGCGTTCTCTATCTGGTCCTGAGAAAGAAATAA